A window of Bradyrhizobium sp. AZCC 1610 contains these coding sequences:
- a CDS encoding rhomboid family intramembrane serine protease yields MESQPYSSLVEPPDAPREPILTLPGALTAYIALIAAIHLRVLLPVELENWTIDVFGFIPKRYDSTLLNITFPGGAGAKVWTFVTYSLLHANLSHIGFNVLWLLPFGSALARRFGPVRFFAFMAMTAAAGALAHLVTHEHAIAPMIGASASVSGAMAAAIRFAFVQGSFLSFNRGDADAAAKVPALSLARALRNTRVLGFLAVWFGVNIIFGLGAISIGTEGASVAWQAHIGGFLAGLMLFSLFDPVPRAAPHAADVSSPDEPGRV; encoded by the coding sequence TTGGAATCCCAGCCTTACTCATCCCTGGTCGAGCCGCCCGACGCCCCGCGTGAGCCGATCCTCACGCTGCCGGGCGCGCTGACGGCCTATATCGCGCTGATCGCAGCGATTCATTTGCGCGTGCTGCTGCCGGTGGAGCTGGAGAACTGGACCATCGACGTGTTCGGTTTCATTCCGAAGCGCTACGATTCCACGCTGCTCAACATCACCTTTCCCGGCGGGGCCGGCGCCAAGGTCTGGACCTTCGTCACCTATTCGCTGCTGCATGCCAATCTCAGCCATATCGGCTTCAACGTGCTGTGGCTGTTGCCGTTCGGCAGCGCGCTGGCTCGCCGGTTCGGCCCTGTCAGGTTCTTCGCATTCATGGCGATGACGGCTGCGGCGGGCGCACTGGCGCATCTCGTCACCCATGAGCACGCGATCGCGCCGATGATCGGCGCCTCGGCCTCGGTATCCGGTGCCATGGCCGCCGCCATCCGCTTCGCCTTCGTGCAGGGAAGTTTTCTTTCGTTCAACCGGGGCGATGCGGATGCCGCAGCGAAGGTTCCAGCGCTGTCGCTTGCCCGGGCGTTGCGCAACACGCGCGTGCTTGGATTTCTGGCGGTGTGGTTCGGCGTCAACATCATCTTCGGCCTTGGGGCGATTTCGATCGGCACTGAAGGCGCCAGCGTGGCCTGGCAGGCGCATATCGGCGGATTTCTCGCCGGCCTGATGTTGTTTTCGCTGTTCGATCCGGTGCCGCGTGCGGCGCCGCATGCGGCGGACGTTTCATCGCCGGACGAACCTGGCCGCGTCTGA
- a CDS encoding GIY-YIG nuclease family protein translates to MDGSFFVYILASKRNGTLYVGVTNNLARRMLEHKGKLVSGFTRKYGVDLLVYFEAFDSILEARAREHSMKRWRRVWKIKLIEEFNPDWDDLTGKLNS, encoded by the coding sequence ATGGATGGATCGTTCTTCGTCTACATCCTCGCAAGCAAACGGAACGGGACGCTTTATGTCGGCGTCACAAACAATCTCGCGCGGCGGATGTTGGAGCACAAAGGCAAGCTCGTCTCCGGATTCACTCGGAAATATGGCGTCGATCTACTCGTCTATTTCGAGGCGTTCGATTCCATTCTTGAAGCGCGCGCGAGAGAGCACTCGATGAAGCGCTGGCGACGCGTCTGGAAGATCAAACTCATTGAAGAATTCAACCCAGATTGGGACGATTTGACCGGCAAACTGAATTCTTGA
- a CDS encoding PAS domain-containing protein: MKHRSSREFFAYWDAKRGDARAPDRSEIEPGAVRELLGDIFVLSYDNDAGYPFRVAGTRVSALLGRDLKDTSLVALFTPDSRREIEDIVSYVAEEMLAAIAGITATSEDGTTAHLELLLLPFNNRAHAPISLTGVLAPFESDLGTISDFKVTSWRYLHRPQKLAPRALRKLAIARGFMVYEGLR; this comes from the coding sequence ATGAAACACCGATCGAGCCGCGAGTTCTTCGCCTATTGGGATGCGAAGCGCGGCGATGCGCGGGCGCCGGACCGCAGCGAAATCGAACCCGGCGCGGTGCGCGAACTGCTCGGCGACATCTTCGTGCTGTCCTACGACAACGATGCCGGCTACCCGTTTCGCGTCGCCGGAACGCGGGTCAGCGCCCTGCTTGGCCGCGACCTGAAGGATACAAGCCTCGTAGCGCTGTTCACCCCGGACAGCCGCCGCGAGATCGAGGACATCGTCAGCTACGTGGCAGAGGAAATGCTGGCGGCGATTGCCGGCATCACCGCGACCTCGGAAGACGGTACGACGGCGCATCTGGAGTTGCTGCTGCTACCATTCAACAACCGCGCGCATGCGCCGATCAGCCTGACCGGAGTGCTGGCGCCGTTCGAAAGCGACCTCGGCACAATCAGCGATTTCAAGGTGACGTCGTGGCGCTATTTGCACCGGCCGCAAAAGCTCGCTCCGCGCGCCTTGCGCAAGCTCGCCATCGCGCGCGGCTTCATGGTGTATGAAGGTCTGCGGTAA
- a CDS encoding transporter substrate-binding domain-containing protein, with protein MPFKKLLLAAAIATAAVATQAHADALDSIMKSKVIKIAVPQDFAPFGSAGLDLKPQGYDIDMANLIGKELGVKTEIIPVTSANRIPYLQTNKADLVISSLGKNEEREKVIDFSIAYAPFFSGVFGTKAIAVASAADLKGKTIGATRGAIEEQALTASAPPDATVKRFEDNNATIAAFVSGQVDLIATGNTVAAAIAEKVPARAPALKFVIKDSPCYVGLNKNEPALLAKVNEIITKAKASGEIGKLSEKWLKAPLPPGF; from the coding sequence ATGCCTTTCAAGAAACTGTTGCTTGCCGCTGCAATTGCCACTGCTGCGGTGGCGACGCAGGCCCATGCCGACGCCCTCGATTCCATCATGAAGTCGAAGGTGATCAAGATCGCCGTGCCGCAGGATTTTGCGCCGTTCGGCTCCGCCGGCCTCGATCTCAAGCCGCAGGGCTACGACATCGACATGGCCAATCTGATCGGCAAGGAACTCGGGGTGAAGACCGAGATCATCCCGGTGACCAGCGCCAACCGCATTCCCTATCTGCAGACCAACAAGGCCGACCTCGTGATCTCCAGCCTCGGCAAGAATGAGGAGCGCGAAAAGGTCATCGACTTCTCGATCGCCTATGCGCCGTTCTTCTCCGGCGTGTTCGGCACCAAGGCGATCGCGGTTGCCAGCGCGGCCGATCTCAAGGGCAAGACCATCGGCGCCACGCGCGGTGCGATCGAGGAACAGGCTCTGACCGCCTCGGCCCCGCCGGACGCGACCGTCAAGCGTTTCGAGGACAACAACGCGACCATCGCCGCCTTCGTATCCGGCCAGGTCGATCTGATCGCCACCGGCAATACGGTCGCCGCCGCAATCGCCGAAAAGGTCCCTGCCCGTGCGCCGGCGCTGAAATTCGTGATCAAGGATAGCCCCTGCTATGTCGGGCTCAACAAGAACGAGCCGGCGCTGCTCGCCAAGGTCAACGAGATCATCACCAAGGCGAAGGCGTCGGGCGAGATCGGGAAACTGTCAGAGAAGTGGCTGAAGGCGCCGTTACCGCCCGGCTTCTAG
- a CDS encoding amino acid ABC transporter permease, with product MSYKLQFAELLPYWNVLLQGLIFTIVLTVVSTIAGIAVGTAGASARTFGPVWLGRVVAVYVELIRNTPFIVQLFFIFFGLPALGLKLSETTAAFLAMVINLGAYSTEIIRAGIEAVPKGHIEAGLSLAMTKWEVLRHIILNQAFRKIYPALSSQIIIVMLGSAVVSQISAEDLTYAANFVASRNFRNFEVYLLAALAYLLLALLTRSLLRGLGRIIFKAK from the coding sequence GTGTCTTACAAACTGCAATTCGCCGAACTGCTGCCCTACTGGAACGTGCTCCTACAGGGCCTGATCTTCACGATCGTGCTGACGGTCGTGTCGACGATCGCCGGCATCGCGGTCGGCACCGCCGGCGCCTCGGCCCGCACCTTCGGACCGGTATGGCTCGGCCGCGTCGTTGCGGTCTATGTCGAATTGATCCGCAACACGCCGTTCATCGTGCAGCTGTTCTTCATCTTCTTCGGCCTGCCGGCGCTCGGGCTGAAACTCAGCGAAACCACCGCCGCCTTCCTCGCCATGGTGATCAATCTCGGCGCCTACTCGACCGAGATCATCCGCGCCGGCATCGAGGCGGTTCCCAAGGGTCACATCGAGGCCGGCCTCAGCCTCGCCATGACCAAGTGGGAGGTGCTGCGTCACATCATTCTCAACCAGGCGTTTCGCAAGATCTATCCGGCGCTGTCGTCGCAGATCATCATCGTGATGCTGGGCTCGGCCGTGGTGTCGCAGATCTCGGCGGAGGACTTGACCTATGCCGCGAACTTCGTGGCGTCGCGCAACTTCCGGAACTTCGAAGTCTATCTGCTGGCGGCCCTGGCCTACCTCCTGCTCGCGCTGCTGACGCGCTCACTGCTGCGCGGCCTCGGCCGCATCATCTTCAAGGCGAAGTGA
- a CDS encoding amino acid ABC transporter permease: MLQFSFWDILSNLLIATQWTIVLSLIAFVCGGIVGLVLLFMRTSGIAPLEWFTKIYIEFFQGTPLLMQLFLFFFGIALFGVEVSPWMAATLALTFWTSAFLTEIWRGCVESIPKGQWEASSSLALSYIEQMRYVILPQASRIAVAPTVGFSVQVIKGTALASIIGFVELTKAGTMLNNATFRPFLVYSLVALIYFCLCFPLSWWAKKIEGRLNVAR, from the coding sequence ATGTTGCAGTTCAGCTTCTGGGACATTCTGTCGAACCTGCTGATCGCCACGCAGTGGACGATCGTGCTGTCATTGATCGCGTTTGTCTGCGGCGGCATTGTCGGGCTGGTGCTGTTGTTCATGCGCACCTCGGGGATCGCGCCGCTGGAATGGTTCACCAAGATCTACATCGAGTTCTTCCAGGGCACGCCGCTCTTGATGCAGCTGTTCCTGTTCTTCTTCGGCATCGCGCTGTTCGGCGTCGAGGTCTCGCCGTGGATGGCCGCGACGCTGGCGCTGACGTTCTGGACCAGCGCGTTCCTCACCGAGATCTGGCGCGGCTGCGTCGAGTCGATCCCGAAGGGCCAATGGGAGGCTTCCTCCAGCCTCGCCCTCAGCTACATCGAGCAGATGCGCTACGTCATCCTGCCGCAGGCCTCGCGCATCGCAGTCGCGCCGACGGTGGGCTTCTCCGTGCAAGTCATCAAGGGCACCGCGCTCGCCTCGATCATCGGCTTCGTCGAACTGACCAAGGCCGGCACCATGCTCAACAACGCGACCTTCCGGCCGTTCCTGGTCTATTCGCTGGTCGCGCTGATCTATTTCTGCCTGTGTTTCCCGCTGTCCTGGTGGGCGAAGAAAATCGAAGGCCGCCTCAATGTCGCTCGTTAG
- a CDS encoding amino acid ABC transporter ATP-binding protein: MSLVSIRDVRKSFGANEVLKGVSLDIAKGDVVAIIGRSGSGKSTLLRCINGLETYQSGSITADGIEVGGLATNLRELRRHVGMVFQQFNLFPHLTAAENVMLAPTVVNKVSKAEARATAAEVLAKVGLSEKMDAYPSELSGGQQQRVAIARSLAMRPKVLLCDEITSALDPELVNEVLRVVEQLAREGMTLILVTHEMRFARDVGTKLVFMHHGKVHEEGVPKEVFAAPRTPELQQFVGQVA, translated from the coding sequence ATGTCGCTCGTTAGCATTCGTGACGTCAGGAAGAGTTTTGGTGCCAACGAGGTGCTGAAAGGCGTCTCGCTCGATATCGCCAAGGGCGACGTTGTCGCCATCATCGGCCGCTCAGGCTCGGGCAAGAGCACCTTGCTCCGCTGTATCAACGGGCTGGAGACCTACCAGTCCGGAAGCATCACCGCCGACGGGATCGAGGTCGGCGGCCTGGCCACCAATCTGCGCGAGCTGCGGCGCCATGTCGGCATGGTGTTCCAGCAGTTCAACCTGTTTCCGCATCTGACCGCGGCCGAGAACGTCATGCTGGCGCCGACCGTCGTCAACAAGGTGTCGAAGGCGGAGGCCCGCGCGACCGCCGCCGAGGTGCTGGCCAAGGTGGGATTGTCGGAAAAGATGGACGCCTATCCGAGCGAACTGTCCGGCGGCCAGCAGCAGCGCGTCGCCATTGCGCGTTCGCTCGCGATGCGGCCAAAAGTGCTGCTGTGCGACGAAATCACCTCGGCGCTCGATCCCGAGTTGGTCAACGAGGTGCTGCGCGTGGTCGAGCAATTGGCGCGCGAAGGCATGACGCTCATCCTGGTGACGCACGAAATGCGCTTCGCGCGCGACGTCGGCACCAAGCTCGTCTTCATGCACCACGGCAAGGTGCATGAGGAAGGCGTTCCGAAGGAGGTGTTCGCTGCGCCCCGAACGCCGGAACTGCAGCAGTTCGTGGGCCAGGTCGCCTGA
- a CDS encoding enoyl-CoA hydratase-related protein, which produces MPGVKREHDDSVGVLTLDEPETLNAMTPDLLGDLAIAIAEMTGNPQVRALVLTGAGRGFCSGQNLKAAQILGDDIAAGVMKYYWPTFKALRECRVPVVVAVNGVAAGGGFSLAMAGDVIVAARSARFIQVFSRIALVPDLGSTWLLPRLVGRQRALELMMTNEPLSADQAKEWGLVREVFDDAALRDGALSLARKLASGPTRALVATRRLIEESEHASYADQFRREIETQAEIRLSADAVEGRNAFLEKRAAVFTGR; this is translated from the coding sequence ATGCCGGGTGTGAAGCGGGAACACGATGACAGCGTCGGCGTGCTGACCTTGGATGAGCCTGAGACGCTGAACGCGATGACGCCCGATCTGTTGGGCGACCTCGCGATCGCCATTGCCGAGATGACCGGCAATCCGCAGGTGAGGGCGCTGGTGCTGACCGGTGCCGGCCGTGGCTTCTGCTCGGGCCAGAACCTCAAGGCTGCGCAAATCCTGGGCGACGACATCGCCGCCGGCGTGATGAAGTATTACTGGCCGACGTTCAAGGCGTTGCGCGAATGCCGCGTGCCGGTCGTGGTGGCGGTCAACGGCGTGGCGGCGGGCGGCGGGTTCAGCCTTGCGATGGCGGGCGACGTGATCGTTGCCGCGCGTTCGGCGCGCTTCATTCAGGTGTTCAGCCGCATCGCGCTGGTCCCCGATCTCGGTTCGACCTGGCTGTTGCCGCGTCTCGTTGGCCGGCAGCGCGCGCTGGAATTGATGATGACCAATGAGCCGCTCTCGGCCGATCAGGCCAAGGAGTGGGGATTGGTCCGCGAAGTGTTCGATGACGCCGCGCTTCGTGATGGTGCGCTTTCGCTGGCGCGCAAACTTGCAAGCGGCCCGACACGCGCGCTCGTCGCGACGCGCCGCCTGATCGAGGAGAGCGAACACGCCAGTTATGCCGATCAGTTCCGCCGCGAGATCGAAACGCAGGCGGAGATCCGTCTCAGCGCCGACGCGGTGGAGGGGCGCAATGCCTTCCTCGAGAAACGTGCGGCGGTGTTCACCGGACGCTGA
- a CDS encoding PilZ domain-containing protein, with the protein MSFAQKKTTTVPSAQERRRFQRVKVHLLGRYMLPDRREFPCQIINMSPGGLALLAPGIGNVGDRVIAYLDHIGRVEGKITRIIDNGFAMTVGATARKRDKLAAQLTWLANRDILNLPEDRRHDRIVPRNPIALLTLEDGSRMTCRIIDLSLSGAAIAAENRPPLKSLVMLGKVQSRVVRNLEEGFALEFVHEQVGEALEDAVTAR; encoded by the coding sequence ATGTCGTTTGCGCAAAAGAAAACAACCACTGTACCGTCCGCCCAGGAGCGACGGCGCTTTCAGCGCGTCAAGGTGCACCTGCTCGGCCGCTACATGCTGCCCGACCGCCGCGAATTTCCTTGCCAGATTATCAACATGTCGCCGGGGGGGCTGGCCCTGCTGGCGCCTGGCATCGGCAATGTCGGCGACCGCGTGATTGCCTATCTCGACCATATCGGCCGGGTCGAGGGCAAAATCACCCGCATCATCGACAACGGCTTTGCCATGACCGTCGGTGCCACCGCGCGCAAGCGCGACAAGCTCGCCGCCCAGCTCACCTGGCTTGCCAACCGCGATATCCTCAATCTGCCGGAAGACCGCCGCCACGACCGCATCGTGCCGCGCAACCCGATCGCCCTGCTCACGCTCGAGGACGGCAGCAGGATGACCTGCCGCATCATCGACCTCTCGCTGTCGGGCGCCGCCATCGCCGCGGAGAACCGGCCGCCGCTGAAATCGCTGGTCATGCTGGGCAAGGTGCAGTCCCGTGTGGTGCGAAACCTCGAAGAAGGCTTCGCGCTCGAGTTCGTCCACGAGCAAGTCGGCGAGGCGCTCGAAGACGCAGTTACCGCGCGGTAA